One genomic region from Nostoc sphaeroides encodes:
- a CDS encoding XisI protein, with amino-acid sequence MDTLEQYRQLIRNILIEHTKIPFSIGNIQFETVFDGEQDRYLLMILGREPAYDLSPTVTRRVHGCLIHIDIIDGKIWIQRDGTEEGVATELVSAGVSKDRIVLGFRSEELRKDSEFAIA; translated from the coding sequence ATGGATACCTTGGAGCAGTACAGGCAATTAATTCGGAATATTCTGATTGAGCATACAAAAATCCCTTTCAGCATTGGCAATATTCAATTTGAAACAGTTTTCGACGGCGAACAAGACCGTTACTTGTTGATGATTTTGGGAAGAGAACCAGCCTATGATTTATCTCCTACTGTGACTCGTCGCGTTCACGGTTGTCTGATTCACATTGATATTATTGATGGCAAAATTTGGATTCAACGTGATGGTACTGAAGAGGGAGTAGCAACGGAACTGGTTAGTGCTGGTGTATCGAAGGATCGGATTGTATTGGGATTTCGGTCTGAAGAACTGCGGAAAGATTCAGAATTTGCGATCGCATAA
- a CDS encoding element excision factor XisH family protein, whose protein sequence is MPAKDRYHQNVKNALIKDGWTITDDPFHLKWGKRDMYVDLGAEKLIAAEKEGQQIAVEIKTFRSVSDMTDLEHALGQYLAYRSVMSRTNPDRVLYLAVRDEVYADIFDEPIAKLLIEDYKVHIVVFQLEQEVIFRWIPWSSTGN, encoded by the coding sequence ATGCCAGCTAAAGACCGTTACCACCAGAACGTCAAAAATGCCCTAATCAAAGATGGCTGGACGATTACCGACGATCCATTTCATTTGAAGTGGGGAAAAAGGGATATGTATGTTGACTTGGGTGCAGAGAAATTGATTGCTGCTGAAAAGGAAGGACAGCAGATAGCCGTTGAGATTAAAACTTTTCGCAGTGTATCGGACATGACTGATCTCGAACACGCGCTGGGACAGTATCTTGCATACCGTTCTGTGATGAGTAGAACCAATCCCGATCGCGTCCTCTATCTCGCCGTTCGTGACGAAGTATATGCTGATATCTTTGATGAACCAATTGCTAAACTTTTGATAGAGGATTACAAAGTCCATATCGTTGTATTTCAACTAGAGCAAGAGGTTATTTTCAGATGGATACCTTGGAGCAGTACAGGCAATTAA